In Sebastes fasciatus isolate fSebFas1 chromosome 15, fSebFas1.pri, whole genome shotgun sequence, a genomic segment contains:
- the fut9a gene encoding 4-galactosyl-N-acetylglucosaminide 3-alpha-L-fucosyltransferase 9, producing MPSAPFHRILRPLLLGTFILGCFVTLFLMYFKPSTSWLTGPVESTVSTDRVKNLFSNKSDKNVTTVLIWLWPFGQTYDLGVCSSLFNIEGCFITADRNLYNKSDGVVIHHRDISTDLSNLPPVQRPSFQKWVWMNLESPSHSSQLPGIENMFNLTLNYRQDADIEVPYGSIVAAEGDEDFVPPSKNKLICWIVSNWNQDHVRVKYYNELYKHIEVHAYGQAFGEYISDQDYFPTIASCKFYLAFENSIHKDYITEKLYNPLSVGTVPVVLGPPRQNYENFIQGDAFIHVDDFTSPKELADYLLLLDKNEEMYLRYFEWRRHFKVKKAYFWAEHTCLACDYLRRHKEYKAFNNLDKWYWGG from the coding sequence ATGCCATCTGCACCTTTTCACAGAATCCTACGACCCCTTCTGCTCGGCACTTTCATACTGGGATGCTTTGTGACtctgtttttaatgtattttaaacCATCCACCAGCTGGCTAACCGGTCCTGTAGAGTCCACGGTATCCACAGACCGGGtcaagaacctcttttccaacaAGAGCGACAAAAACGTGACCACCGTGCTGATCTGGCTCTGGCCCTTCGGACAAACCTACGACCTGGGCGTGTGCAGCTCCCTCTTCAACATAGAGGGCTGCTTCATCACTGCCGACAGGAACCTCTACAACAAGTCGGATGGCGTTGTCATCCATCACCGAGACATCAGCACCGACCTGTCCAACCTGCCGCCGGTCCAGCGACCATCCTTCCAGAAGTGGGTATGGATGAACTTGGAGTCGCCGTCGCACTCCTCCCAGCTGCCCGGGATCGAGAACATGTTCAATCTGACTCTCAATTACCGTCAGGATGCTGACATTGAAGTGCCTTATGGGTCCATCGTAGCAGCGGAGGGCGATGAGGACTTTGTCCCGCCCAGCAAAAACAAGCTGATCTGCTGGATCGTGAGCAACTGGAACCAGGACCACGTGCGGGTGAAATACTACAATGAGCTGTACAAGCACATCGAGGTTCACGCGTACGGACAAGCCTTCGGGGAGTACATCTCGGACCAAGACTACTTCCCCACCATCGCCAGCTGCAAGTTCTACCTGGCTTTTGAGAACTCCATCCACAAGGACTACATCACTGAGAAACTGTACAACCCGCTCTCTGTCGGGACGGTGCCGGTGGTTCTGGGCCCGCCCCGGCAGAACTACGAGAACTTTATCCAGGGGGACGCCTTCATCCACGTGGACGACTTCACCTCGCCCAAGGAGCTGGCCGATTACCTGCTGCTCTTGGACAAGAACGAGGAAATGTACCTCAGGTACTTTGAGTGGAGGCGGCACTTTAAAGTAAAGAAGGCCTATTTCTGGGCAGAGCACACATGCCTGGCTTGTGATTACCTGCGGAGGCACAAAGAGTACAAGGCATTCAATAACCTTGACAAGTGGTACTGGGGCGGATAG